In Pagrus major chromosome 23, Pma_NU_1.0, the genomic window GACCGAAGGCATCTAGTCCCCGTCTGTCATCCCTGTTTTATTTGAAACACACCTGCCGTACACGTTGTTCAGCGAATAGAGCATACGAGGGGATGTATAATTCAAAGTCGCATTAGCTTTGACCGCTCATAGGGGcctcttcattttaaaaattcattaaGACTGTAGACAATGCCCAGCTGACAGGCACATCTGAAGCTGCAATCCATCACTGCACCTTCGGGCATCTggccaccttttttttttttttgtgtagaGAAGTGGCTCCCTTGTTCGCTTCAGAGAGTGCTTTAATAGGAAAAGGCATCAAAACGCtgaaacaaagaggaagatggatTGAAATCAAAGGCTCGGTGCAACGAGCGAGACAAAAGTTGCAAACTATTTCTCACCCGTATTGTTTACAACAGTCACCAGAGAATTTCATAATAGCTGCCTGCttgttattttcacattgtTGACATTTGAAGCAAAGAACGTTCAAATCCAAACAGACTCCCCCCTATATCATACCATCAGAGGTAATGGAGCGTTATTAACCAGGATGTAGTCGCTTTtttgtgcttgttgttgtgtgttgtgtgctaCAATATGTATGCCTATCCATTACCCAAGAATTTGATATTCTTGGGTAATGGAGTACATCGGTCTCCTGGGTTTACTGGTGGGCGTGAACTGCCAGCCTGAAGATGTGGCTGCAGgaggacagtgtgtgtttgtgtgtgtgtacttcttTTTTCAACATGGAGTCTAGTCATTAATCAGGATGGGGGTGTGCGTGGGAAGAGTTCACCTTCAGCAAACTGAAGAACCCTCTCCCAGAGGGTtcgtagtgtgtgtgtttgagagaaagCGATGGAGAGAGCTGCGAATCAGCACAGACAAAGGGACAAAACGGTTCTGCATCGATGTGCATGGACTGTACCTTCATATACGGATGTGTCTGTACATTAAACTCTTGTGTCTGCGGTTGTACAAAGAACAGATGTGTCCACAGGCTGAGAGATGCTGGAGTGGGCAGCTTGTGTTGTATGTTCGTCTGTCCCACATCCTCACAACCCACGCAGCACATTATCATAGCTGAGCAAAGGGCAGCGGTCAAGGATACAGAGTGAAGGATAACCTTTGagaactgaatgtttttctctaaataaGGAAATTGGATGTGTAGCTGAAGAGAATGCTTAAAGTCCCCCTCAAGTCAAACATATCTGTCATCGTGTTTCCTATAGTTAAAGGTTTGAGCcacactgtgtagaatgatTTATGTGCagactagaaggctgttttcacattcatctgctgaaaGTGCTCACTGGAAATCCATTTTTTAAAGAGGCGGGCATACGAGatgtgatttgtgacatcacaaatagtttggaagccagtCGTGGTCCAATAATTCAGCTATAGGTGTCAGAGTTTATGAGgtgcacctgaatgcatcaTGAATGCATTGGTGTCGCAAACACAGAGGTCCTTGTCCCTGTCTGTGCACAGGGACAAGGACCTCTGTGTTTGCGACACCAATTTTGTGACACCAATTTTAATTCAGCCCTAGAAATAACACATAACTGCATCGTCATAGATTATTTTAATGAGCAGATATAattttttacagattttgaCAAGattaaagaacatttttgtggaaaaaaacatatcagaaagAGATTATTATTCAAAGTACAGTGTTTTATACACatcttaaaacatgtctggaggggatctttaactGAGCTTTATTCTTTTCTCACGCTGGAGCCAAAATCGATATCTCTCTTCTCTGATCTCTCCTTCCTCCTACCAGGGTAAAGACCTTCTGACCCAGAAGATCCCGGTGTGGCAACAGGCCTGCTCAGATCCCAACAAGCTGCCAGAGCGGGCCATGCTCCTGGCCCAGCAGATGGGCTCTGCCGCCCTCGGGGGCACGAGCCCCCTGCACTCCTCCAAATCCAACCTGGTCATCTCGGACCCAATCCCCGGGGCCCAGCCTCTTCCTGTGCCCCCAGAGCTGGCTGTCTTCATGGGCAGTGGCCTCGGACACCCAGCGGTGAGTTTAAGAAGTGATCTGTTTCTATTCAAAAAACTAAGCTGTGAGAAATTaggagaaacattttattttcatgtgtgaaactgagtggaaatgtttttttatttattattatgttttatgtcTCACGTCATAAACGATcaaacttagaaaatggatcaccagaaaaaaaaaaaaacaacctttcaCCTGCTCCTCAGGACTTCTGTAGTAAAACCTCCtgatttaaaaccaaaatgttggcaggtacGATGTGAGCTCGTTTACCTTTGGCCCTCTATAAAGATGCAAATCAAAGAAACATCTCTTGTCTCTGGCACTCACATTAATGAGCAGTAAGAGTATACGTTTCATGCTGCAGGCTGAAATGAATTCTCACTGGACTTCAAAGTCATAATTTGGTCTTATTTTAATCAAGATGAATTAATGTGAACACGGCAGATGTTAATCAGAACATATCATCACTTTGACTCTAAACATTTAATGAGGTAAAGTTTTAGTTCATTAAAACCCATCTGCTTGTTTATTTCAGAGGCTGATGGGCCCTGATGGTATGTCCATGGTCAACGGGACAACAGGAGTCCACGGGGAGGAGTACTGGACGGATGGAGGGACCATGTCCGTGTCCCAGGTCAGGCCTTCATCCCCTCAGACCCAGGCACAGGGCCCGCCCCAGGCTCAGCCCCAGAGACAGGTCAGCGATGTCTACTCCAACACCCTCCCTGTTCGCAGGCCTGCTCCCGCCAAGAACAAGAACCCCGTGGGTAAGAGATCCCAACGCTGCTGGAATGTAATGAGCCACAGGAGCACTGCAGCAAGGACGCACACGAGCTGAATACTTGATTGATCTTCAGACCCATTTCTATCATTTTAGTTGTGTTTGTGGAACATTTTGACATCATGTAAATAGTTTAACGGATCAGTGTTTAGGATTTAGCTAAAAATATGACAAACGAGAAGGGCCTTCTCTCTAGAGTCAGGGTTTGGTTTGTCtgctctgggctactgtagaaacaaaaTGGTGCAACATGGCCGGACTCCGTGcgagaggacctgctccctctatAGATAGAAAAGGCTCAGTCTAAAGGTAACGGAACCAGAACTGTTGCTTTTCAGTGTCACAAAACAGGAGCATGTATACAATCGCTTACAAACAGTATTCATGAGAAATACCGGCATGAGATAGTCGATCATTTTTATCTTCTATCTTATTCGTTATGGTGCTTTTGCCTCGGTATCAGTTAATCTGACGGTGATTTATGGATGTTTACAAGTGCTGTTCcgaactgcatttaaaaaactgttaaatttAGAGACTCTGCGTGGCTGCAGCTTAAGGAGATGTAGATGTTACcttcagttagcagtgcagacTCCAGgaatataaagcaggtctaaGTGCTGTAtgaatactgtgaaagtatcaaaacgctCGATCTACAGAGGAATGCACTCAGCCGTATTCAGAAACGACGCCTTTAAAAGAGCCGTCAGGATTTATGtaacattgtgatgtcacaactgtacAGTTACCGCCCTCGGCCACTCTCTCAGGATTGATTGACATTTGCATAATAGGAGAGCTTTAATGATTTTTcacatcattgtcttttcaTTCCTCAGGAGAGACACGGACCCTGCCCCGGTCCAGCTCCATGGCAGCGGGCCTGGAAAAGAACGGACGCTCCCGTGTCCAGGCCATCTTCTCCCATGCCGCGGGCGACAACGGCACCCTGCTCAGCTTCGCCGAGGGAGATGTCATCACCCTGCTAGTGCCCGAGGCCCGCGATGGCTGGCACTATGGGGAGAACGAGAAGAACAAGATGTGAGTAATGCACTCATTTTACTCTGTTTTTGCCTGAATCCACCCTGTGAGACTGGATCAATGTGTCCCACATGTAGGTACAGTGACTGTGGGGGGGAaattaataaagtttttttgttttcctctctcagGCGTGGCTGGTTCCCGTTCTCCTACACACGTGTGCTGCCTGAGAGCGACAATGAGAAACTCAAAGTGAAGTAAGTAGcactttttttctgaatgatTGTTGATTAATGGATCAATCAGTTAAATGAAAATTGACTATTTTGATTATCGATTAtttgtttgagtcatttttcaagtaaaaatgtcagacgtttgctggttccagcttcttaaatgtcaggatttgctcctttctttgtcatttatgacagtaaatgaagatttttgggggggttttgACAACAGAAGCAACAATTTGAAGATGTAACTTGGGGTTCTGGGAAAttttaatgagcatttttcacaattttaggCGATACAATTAAACTATTAATTCCTAAACAATGAAAGTAATTGCTAGTTGCAGCCTTAATAAACTGTATCAACTTTCTGACCCCCAAGTCTGAGGCCGTTgtttccctcccctcccagCCTGCACCACGGTAAGAGCAGCAGCACAGGGAACTTGTTGGAGAACGACGGATCGCTGCCCACACCTGACTACGGCCTGACCGCCCGGCTGCTGGCGCAGAGCCTAGCACAGACCCGCCCACGCCCCTACAGCATGGCAGGCTTTGGCACACAGGTAGGTACAACTTCACATGTGTAGTAGCCATGAACTACACACACTAAACACTTGTTACTCTTGCTCTGTTAATTTGCGGCCCCCGTCTGGTTTAGCCTTGTGTTGCATAATTGGATGTGAGTAATCCTGCAGCAACTGACGAGGAGACTTTTAATTCAGTGTCTGCTGCCACCTAGTGTTCGCGTGAGGTAACAGacatttcttttgtcttctcAGCCTGCCATTGAGGATTATGACGGCCGCTTTGCCACAAGGTAAGTGCCTTCATTGCCTCTGAGTAATGACTGTTATGactgctgctgccatctgaaCTGTTTGACTTGTATAGTTTTGGAAGTAGTGACtcgtcagaaaaaaaagatatgagCCCAATCCCCTTAGATAGAAGGCACTTCATCCGAGTTACGACATGCCGACACTCAAGAGACAGCAAGGCAACTGCTTAACATCCACAGTGGCCCAATTAAATATGACAAACTATTTAGTCCTCAAAAAAGTTAGTACGTTTAATGTTTTCTCCATAAAGTCGGTATAGATCTGAAGAAGTGCTGTACACCACTGTCTCATAATGTAGCAGTTCTCCTAATCCATCATTTCAttcaattaaaacatgtttcaagCACCGACAGCTCTGCCATTAATAGGCTGAGTGATAAATCAGTAGTTTATGCTTTgaaactgtcatttacatttttaaattcttcttttaaaagCCTATATGGTATTACGTGTGTTACAACAACTATAATTTTTTTGGGATGTAGCACACCGAGGCCATGTAGTAGTaatattattcatatttaacTAGTCGAAATCATGACAGGCCTATAACGCAGGTAACAGAGGAACTGGCGGAGGGGAGCCGATCATAGCTGCAAAACTTTTAAACAAATGTTGAGACGCTCAaggaaaaaacttttctttccttctgtgaACTTGAATCGGCTTCTCATTTTGACAGAAGCCCGTCTGCACATGTTGCATCATTTTGTGTTCGTACATGATGGTGAAGTTCACTCAGATGTGTGGACTCAAGTCATTGTGACGTCGACTcgacttgacagaaaataaatgatttgagAATCGACGTGGACtcctgacttgacttgagacgTGATGACTCGAATGACTTGATTGAGAagaatttgaattattttttgtttggtctgAATATCAAGAACTATAATCCAAATTTAGTAAGTTGTCATACTTTTTTGAACAGGTTAGCTACATTTGgccaataatatcattattagacAGTACTGGTacagtgtcttttcttttcataaagACCGGATACTGCAGGTAATACTGCAGTATATTTGGGGGTGGGGCAGACTTGGGACTTGATTTACCTTAACTATggatttgacttgacttgcccaaaaatgataaatgataaaatgactTTGGTCTTGCTTGAGACCAAATGattgagtcacatgtctgagTACACAAAAtgtagtctataaaatgtcaaaaagcatTGATCtcttcagtttattcaatcataaTTTCTTAGAGCCATCTTTAAATCAGCTTGAGGTGGTACCTGCTGTAAATTGCTTACAGGCCGGtccaacctacataaaaatataaacaagaaacatgaaaatctaGAGGGGGGATGCCCAGTGTCCGCTACTCTGACAATAAATCGACAAACAAATgcctcctacaagccccagggaaataaattggtaaactgaaggtgtataggggGGTTTGGGTTTTAAGGGGTtcccaaataaacaaagtttccTCCCTAGAaagatgtgggcagccaagaaaacccAATAGGGCCGAAACAGAGCtgagtttctggctggcaatctaCAGGGAATGAGGTTCTCAATGGGCcagggacagattcagactgAGGGTCAGAGCCACCTGGgtgccattccccacctcttttaagccttcatcacaccctgattggctgtgaggGAAAcaccccaagctgcttccactcctccatcaggagtcagtctccccaccctgcacacaggtgatctgaatcccctgcaattagGCTTGATGCAGATGCAGTTCATGGTTTACAGGGAAAAGCAGTAAAACATCTGCAACTATCAAGTATTTTCATCATCAGTAACCTGAGGATTTTTTATCCTGATTGATCGTTAAGTCTTTATGATGTCAAAAAATTTTGAAAAATCCTTGTCACACTTTCCCAGAGCCCCGAAGTGCCGTCTTCAGATCGCTtctttttgtccaaccaacagtccaaaacccaaagactctgaCATTTTTACCTGAACAAGGACtaaaacgattaatcgattatcagaaTAGTCGGCGGCTCATTTTCTTTCGACTTCTCGTTGCAGCTTTAGAAGGACAAATATGAAGTAGTGAATAAAATAGTTAACTCAAACAGTAGATTTAATTCCTCGCCTCATGAGATGTTGTTTCTTTTACTGTGTCTTCTTTGTCCTTGCCTCTTTGctcctgctttatttttttgttaatagcTCTTTAAAGTAATGAGTGCAGCGTAGCGGAGGAGGGTCAGCGCCTCACTTTATCCGTCAGAGAGCTCCTGGCCCAGTATATTTGCACTGTAATCCTATCAAGTCTGACTCACCAGGGGTTCTGTGAGGTTAGGGCTAGGAATGATGCTGTGCCTGTTTCTGTCCAATCAGGGAGTACATCCTCGTGtacatgtatataaatgtgtgtgagagacagagtgtgtgtgtgagagggaaagTGATGGCGAGTGCGCTCGTATCGGTGTCTGGTGGTGTTGTGACGGTAGACATCATGCTGACTTCATCTCAGTCATCACTGCTTGTCAGCCTCGGGGGCCCCGGGCCTCAGAGTCAAgctgttttttacatttctacacTCTTGTCTgctctgaatgtgtgtttttttatttctgtatcagTATTTTGAGACAACACAACTGTCCTCTGCAGGGTGTACTCACCCCCAACAGACTAATCTAACATCCCTCCAGCTAAGGAGATGACTTGATTTTCTCATCAACAGAAACTTCtcagcaaaacaaacatttaaaccaGAAGCTGCTCGACGCGGGCGGAAAAAAATCCTAAAAGTCAaacgatttttttttaaaaaaagtgttgatGAGGGAATTGGAAGTCCAATCTTCCTGATCACGGCAGGTGTGTTTGGAGTTGTAGCTGTAGGTGGGGGGTGGGTGACGTAGATTTTCCCGACCCCACCTACGCCTCTCCTAAACTCCACCGTGCCTCCTTGtgcctgtctttgtctttctccatttctctctgaGTGTGTCCGACCTGGCAAGcttccttctctctttgttcCACAGTGACAGTCCTGATGGCAAATTGATTTCGACTGTGTGAgaacagacatacagacagacacagacagctcCGGATAGCACAGGggcctcttcctccctcccccatcttttcctctcctccccttcctcctcttaGCCTCCCCTCCTGTCCacttacctcctcctcctcctctgcctccacacacacccctTCTCCAAGTGGAAGAGGCCAGTTTCATCCCTCCTTtctgtcctcttcttcctccccgggtccctccttttcctccttccGTCCATCctgggtgctgctgctggtggtgtcGGTGTGGACAGTAGCGGTTGGTGGGTGGAGGATTGCGTTGAGCGAGAGAGCGTGAGCGGGGCCTACCTGCTCGGCATGCAGCGATATGGACTCTGAATAATCTCTGATCACAGTCCACCATCACGGACTGTTCTCTCTCTCAAGAGACTGCCTTTGCTACTGCTTGTCTTTTCATGCATGTACATGGTTGTGTCATTTTGTCGAACTAAAGGACATGTTCATGTACTGTACAAGTGCCAAAAGACTTCAATGTCATTGTACTAAAAGCCACTGGCTGA contains:
- the LOC141019331 gene encoding BAR/IMD domain-containing adapter protein 2-like isoform X2, with protein sequence MVLAEDLTMSRTDEVHRLTENVYKTIMEQFNPCLRNFVAMGKNYEKALANVTFAAKGYFDALVRMGELASESQGSKDLGDVLFQMAEVHRQIQVQLEEMLKSFHNELLSELEKKVDLDARYLTAALKKYQLEHKSKGESLEKCQAELKKLRRKSQGSKNPSKYGEKEMQFVETISSKQTELDTFIAEGYKTALSEERRRYCFLVDRQCAVAKNSSAYHGKGKDLLTQKIPVWQQACSDPNKLPERAMLLAQQMGSAALGGTSPLHSSKSNLVISDPIPGAQPLPVPPELAVFMGSGLGHPARLMGPDGMSMVNGTTGVHGEEYWTDGGTMSVSQVRPSSPQTQAQGPPQAQPQRQVSDVYSNTLPVRRPAPAKNKNPVGETRTLPRSSSMAAGLEKNGRSRVQAIFSHAAGDNGTLLSFAEGDVITLLVPEARDGWHYGENEKNKMRGWFPFSYTRVLPESDNEKLKVNLRPLFPSPPSLHHGKSSSTGNLLENDGSLPTPDYGLTARLLAQSLAQTRPRPYSMAGFGTQPAIEDYDGRFATSLGPELSRF
- the LOC141019331 gene encoding BAR/IMD domain-containing adapter protein 2-like isoform X1; this encodes MVLAEDLTMSRTDEVHRLTENVYKTIMEQFNPCLRNFVAMGKNYEKALANVTFAAKGYFDALVRMGELASESQGSKDLGDVLFQMAEVHRQIQVQLEEMLKSFHNELLSELEKKVDLDARYLTAALKKYQLEHKSKGESLEKCQAELKKLRRKSQGSKNPSKYGEKEMQFVETISSKQTELDTFIAEGYKTALSEERRRYCFLVDRQCAVAKNSSAYHGKGKDLLTQKIPVWQQACSDPNKLPERAMLLAQQMGSAALGGTSPLHSSKSNLVISDPIPGAQPLPVPPELAVFMGSGLGHPARLMGPDGMSMVNGTTGVHGEEYWTDGGTMSVSQVRPSSPQTQAQGPPQAQPQRQVSDVYSNTLPVRRPAPAKNKNPVGETRTLPRSSSMAAGLEKNGRSRVQAIFSHAAGDNGTLLSFAEGDVITLLVPEARDGWHYGENEKNKMRGWFPFSYTRVLPESDNEKLKVNLHHGKSSSTGNLLENDGSLPTPDYGLTARLLAQSLAQTRPRPYSMAGFGTQPAIEDYDGRFATSDRSLEVYLRPTFIDDRSAPIFY
- the LOC141019331 gene encoding BAR/IMD domain-containing adapter protein 2-like isoform X3; the encoded protein is MVLAEDLTMSRTDEVHRLTENVYKTIMEQFNPCLRNFVAMGKNYEKALANVTFAAKGYFDALVRMGELASESQGSKDLGDVLFQMAEVHRQIQVQLEEMLKSFHNELLSELEKKVDLDARYLTAALKKYQLEHKSKGESLEKCQAELKKLRRKSQGSKNPSKYGEKEMQFVETISSKQTELDTFIAEGYKTALSEERRRYCFLVDRQCAVAKNSSAYHGKGKDLLTQKIPVWQQACSDPNKLPERAMLLAQQMGSAALGGTSPLHSSKSNLVISDPIPGAQPLPVPPELAVFMGSGLGHPARLMGPDGMSMVNGTTGVHGEEYWTDGGTMSVSQVRPSSPQTQAQGPPQAQPQRQVSDVYSNTLPVRRPAPAKNKNPVGETRTLPRSSSMAAGLEKNGRSRVQAIFSHAAGDNGTLLSFAEGDVITLLVPEARDGWHYGENEKNKMRGWFPFSYTRVLPESDNEKLKVNLHHGKSSSTGNLLENDGSLPTPDYGLTARLLAQSLAQTRPRPYSMAGFGTQPAIEDYDGRFATSSGWWVEDCVERESVSGAYLLGMQRYGL